The following coding sequences are from one Leptolyngbya sp. NIES-3755 window:
- a CDS encoding glycosyl transferase family 2 (similar to AA sequence:cyanobase_aa:Cyan7425_2686) gives MNVSIVIPTYNAAHVLPEAIDSVLAQTFTDWELLVIDDGSTDHTQEVVKAYNDDRLKLIYQTNRGVSSARNHGAMRSQGELIAFLDADDRWLPNKLSVHVEFMNSHPNVQVSFARVEFLTVDGIPTNKLTNCPLTNLSAADFLYLNPTVTTSNVVIKRELFEKLQGFDQAINYSEDIELLFRGMQNYDAIIEGIDQVLVRYRVHNTGLSSTLYRMEEGWHKLIEKARTLNPELVSQHYPSAYASYLQYLARQTLRLKSPAAIGVDFVNRAFKSDRTFIFKQPKFLLISIAVYLKFFLSQFKTANDF, from the coding sequence ATGAACGTTTCTATTGTTATTCCGACTTACAATGCGGCTCATGTGTTGCCTGAAGCGATCGATTCTGTTCTCGCTCAGACTTTCACGGATTGGGAACTGTTAGTCATTGATGATGGTTCGACAGATCATACTCAGGAAGTTGTGAAAGCTTACAATGACGATCGCCTCAAATTAATCTATCAAACCAATCGCGGCGTATCATCGGCTCGAAATCATGGAGCAATGCGATCGCAAGGTGAACTGATTGCTTTTTTAGATGCAGACGATCGCTGGTTGCCGAATAAATTGAGTGTCCACGTCGAATTCATGAATTCGCACCCAAATGTACAAGTGAGTTTTGCGAGAGTCGAATTTCTCACCGTTGATGGCATTCCAACAAATAAACTAACAAATTGTCCCCTAACAAATCTATCAGCCGCAGATTTTCTTTATCTCAATCCCACTGTTACTACCTCAAATGTTGTAATCAAGCGTGAACTATTCGAGAAGCTACAAGGATTTGATCAAGCCATTAACTATTCTGAAGATATTGAACTGTTGTTTAGAGGAATGCAGAACTATGACGCAATCATTGAAGGGATTGATCAAGTCTTAGTTCGATATCGAGTTCACAATACGGGACTCTCTTCAACGCTGTATCGCATGGAAGAAGGTTGGCACAAACTGATCGAGAAAGCTAGAACATTGAATCCAGAGTTAGTCAGCCAACATTACCCTTCAGCGTATGCGTCTTATTTGCAATATTTGGCGCGGCAAACATTACGGTTAAAGTCTCCGGCTGCGATCGGGGTTGATTTTGTCAATCGAGCCTTTAAGAGCGATCGTACTTTTATTTTCAAACAACCGAAATTTTTATTGATCTCGATCGCGGTTTATCTCAAGTTCTTCCTTTCCCAATTCAAAACGGCAAATGACTTTTAG
- a CDS encoding O-antigen polymerase (similar to AA sequence:cyanobase_aa:NIES39_C04950), producing the protein MTFRTLEFWFLCFALCFLTGNPINVFMFGGTGSQIVLDVQGSFLEPAINMGIYTTAFLLMLPRWRKVLTHVTRGNFVVWLVVILVIASTTWSDYPQFTWRRSIIVFGATVFGTYFATCFNFKQQVRALILAFCGVVIMSLALGAFVPRFGTMTQPPHTGSWRGVYMHKQGLGNQMALCGAFFLALLNNGLFRSEKRLIIFGLVSSAFLVAASRSSTGLISFAVLSLVIYICHSRKFGFGVMSFVVLSLSAFGLGAIAFYLLDNLETVVGWFGKDLSVSGRDELFPVVWELIHQRPWLGYGYEAFWQGQYSHAGTVWQAIGWPAPHAHNGLLELLIAFGWIGTSIFLWTLGVSFVRSLYLIRIDKTSEYILPFLFLLQVVLSNMTERNLLGGGITWVLYVWVAFLPCYSRNQMTLQALKQIYQSKQAQPF; encoded by the coding sequence ATGACTTTTAGAACTCTAGAATTTTGGTTTCTTTGTTTCGCGCTCTGCTTCCTCACCGGAAATCCAATTAATGTCTTTATGTTTGGCGGAACGGGAAGCCAGATTGTTCTTGATGTGCAAGGAAGCTTTCTAGAACCCGCCATCAATATGGGTATCTACACCACTGCGTTTCTATTAATGTTGCCGCGATGGAGAAAGGTTCTGACTCATGTTACTAGAGGAAACTTTGTTGTTTGGTTAGTTGTAATCTTAGTCATAGCTTCAACCACGTGGTCTGATTATCCGCAATTTACTTGGCGACGAAGCATCATTGTATTTGGAGCGACTGTCTTTGGAACTTACTTTGCCACCTGTTTCAACTTCAAACAGCAAGTTCGCGCTCTAATTTTGGCGTTTTGCGGAGTCGTGATCATGAGCTTAGCACTGGGAGCTTTTGTACCGCGATTTGGAACGATGACGCAACCGCCGCATACAGGATCATGGAGAGGCGTGTACATGCACAAACAAGGCTTAGGGAATCAAATGGCTTTGTGTGGTGCATTCTTCCTGGCATTGTTGAACAATGGTTTGTTTAGATCAGAGAAGAGACTGATTATATTTGGGCTAGTGAGTAGTGCGTTTTTGGTTGCAGCTTCTCGATCGTCAACTGGATTGATCTCTTTCGCAGTCCTATCATTAGTCATCTATATCTGTCACTCTCGAAAGTTCGGATTTGGAGTAATGTCGTTTGTGGTGTTGTCACTTTCAGCATTTGGACTGGGTGCGATCGCATTCTATCTTTTGGACAATCTCGAAACTGTGGTCGGATGGTTCGGCAAGGATCTGTCAGTTTCCGGTCGCGATGAGCTTTTCCCGGTGGTTTGGGAGTTAATCCACCAGCGACCCTGGTTAGGTTACGGGTATGAAGCATTTTGGCAGGGACAATACAGCCATGCGGGAACGGTTTGGCAAGCGATCGGATGGCCCGCTCCTCACGCACACAATGGTTTACTAGAGTTGCTCATTGCGTTTGGCTGGATTGGAACTTCGATCTTTTTGTGGACGTTGGGCGTAAGTTTTGTGCGATCGCTCTATCTCATCCGCATTGATAAAACTTCCGAATACATTTTGCCGTTTCTCTTCTTGCTCCAAGTGGTACTCAGCAACATGACCGAGAGAAATCTATTGGGAGGGGGCATCACTTGGGTGCTGTATGTTTGGGTTGCTTTTTTGCCTTGCTACTCGCGCAATCAAATGACTTTGCAGGCATTGAAACAGATTTATCAAAGTAAGCAAGCACAGCCCTTTTGA
- a CDS encoding hypothetical protein (hypothetical protein N9414_20150;~similar to AA sequence:cyanobase_aa:LBDG_25570) → MTALEQSFNQLVDEIRNQLKPDEQFTLTLESEQSQFTRFNHAKVRQTGTVNDGNLQLVLMSNQRSSYREFPFTGDLESDRQTAKDAIETLREEVAQLPKNPFLVLPAGNNTSREAHTGQLLAPDEVVSTVLPIVSDLDFTGIYAAGSVIRAYADSVGQTHWFATDSYSLDYSLFTDDGQAVKGTFAGSNWDSSAYKAKIEESRSQLARMAQPPKTIQRGQYRTYLAPAAVSELMTMLSWGGISEASHQQGGSCFSALRRGEKKLSPKFTLKENFKSGLIPRFNELGEIAPLELPLIESGELVNMLTSSRTAKEYGLEANGATGGEELRSPEILAGDLEHDRILAELGTGLYLSNLHYLNWSDRPTGRITGMTRYACFWVENGEIVAPIENLRFDDSLYQFWGENLIALTSFREFIPDVGTYSHRNLGGFLTPGMLVENFTYTL, encoded by the coding sequence TTACACTCACCTTAGAGAGTGAGCAAAGCCAATTTACTCGGTTCAATCATGCGAAAGTTCGCCAAACGGGAACGGTGAATGATGGGAACTTACAGTTAGTGTTGATGAGTAATCAACGGAGTAGCTATCGAGAGTTCCCGTTTACTGGGGATTTAGAAAGCGATCGACAAACGGCAAAAGATGCGATCGAGACTCTACGCGAAGAAGTTGCACAACTTCCAAAAAATCCTTTTCTCGTGCTTCCTGCTGGTAATAATACGAGCCGTGAAGCTCATACAGGTCAATTGCTTGCACCCGATGAAGTGGTTTCGACTGTATTACCGATTGTTTCTGATTTGGATTTTACAGGGATCTATGCGGCTGGATCAGTAATTCGAGCTTATGCGGATTCAGTTGGACAAACACATTGGTTTGCAACCGATTCTTATTCGCTGGATTACTCATTGTTCACAGACGATGGACAAGCGGTAAAAGGAACATTTGCGGGATCGAATTGGGATAGTTCAGCTTACAAAGCGAAAATTGAAGAATCTCGATCGCAGTTAGCTCGAATGGCTCAACCGCCAAAAACAATTCAACGCGGACAGTATCGAACTTATCTCGCGCCTGCTGCCGTTTCGGAACTCATGACGATGCTTTCCTGGGGTGGCATTAGTGAAGCTTCCCATCAACAAGGCGGCAGTTGTTTTAGTGCACTGCGACGAGGAGAAAAGAAGCTATCTCCAAAGTTCACGCTGAAAGAGAACTTCAAATCGGGATTGATCCCTAGATTTAATGAACTGGGTGAAATTGCACCTCTAGAACTTCCGCTGATTGAATCGGGTGAGTTAGTCAATATGCTCACTTCATCGAGAACTGCGAAAGAATATGGACTAGAGGCGAATGGTGCAACAGGTGGAGAAGAACTACGATCGCCGGAAATTCTTGCGGGGGATTTAGAACACGATCGTATTCTTGCTGAACTTGGAACAGGATTGTATCTCTCGAATCTGCACTATCTGAATTGGAGCGATCGACCCACCGGACGAATTACCGGAATGACTCGGTATGCTTGTTTCTGGGTTGAGAATGGCGAAATTGTTGCTCCGATCGAGAATCTGCGATTTGATGATAGTCTTTATCAATTCTGGGGCGAGAACTTGATTGCGCTCACGAGTTTTCGAGAGTTCATTCCTGATGTAGGAACTTACAGCCATCGGAATCTAGGCGGATTTTTGACTCCTGGAATGCTAGTCGAAAACTTCACCTACACCCTGTAA